Proteins from a single region of Fibrobacter sp. UWH6:
- a CDS encoding Spy/CpxP family protein refolding chaperone — protein MKGSAKLFIASLIVFAASAGFFAGSVCMKPCPKGPMAMEGFQPGMMPPPPGFDGKNPPPEMKGPMGQHGPKGHRGPHGPNGPDREMMDSLLQVTADQKVALEKNRTEAEETLKTLRKNKFEAEKALGEALNTEDIKAIETAKANVLSADKALLDHRINSIAALNKILTKEQREKFRAFHKEAMKKFKDHKGHGPKPGTGPDMGPKFEGEPRE, from the coding sequence ATGAAAGGATCAGCAAAACTCTTTATCGCAAGCCTCATCGTGTTCGCCGCCTCCGCCGGATTCTTCGCAGGATCCGTATGCATGAAACCCTGCCCCAAGGGCCCCATGGCCATGGAAGGCTTCCAACCGGGCATGATGCCGCCGCCTCCGGGATTTGACGGTAAGAATCCTCCCCCGGAAATGAAGGGTCCCATGGGCCAGCACGGCCCCAAGGGTCACAGAGGCCCCCACGGTCCTAACGGTCCTGACCGCGAAATGATGGACTCCTTGCTGCAGGTCACCGCCGACCAGAAGGTAGCCCTCGAAAAGAACCGCACCGAAGCCGAGGAAACCCTGAAGACCCTCCGCAAGAATAAGTTCGAGGCAGAAAAGGCCCTGGGCGAAGCTCTGAACACCGAAGACATCAAGGCCATCGAAACGGCAAAGGCAAACGTCCTGTCTGCCGACAAGGCCCTGCTGGACCACCGCATCAATTCCATCGCCGCCCTGAACAAGATCCTGACCAAGGAACAGCGCGAGAAGTTCCGTGCCTTCCACAAGGAAGCCATGAAGAAGTTCAAGGATCACAAGGGTCATGGTCCTAAGCCCGGCACGGGTCCCGATATGGGCCCCAAGTTCGAAGGCGAACCCCGGGAATAA
- a CDS encoding ABC transporter permease — MRLDGANFVGLDLESKALFAKLALEAERLGHRLKLANFSPEIKAELSRVRKIDVPAGEIAEAAGFVERLGWMGFEVIDTLKTLLYLLSESVYWTFVGRFDRKRLPFGGVAKQLLRLGSEAAGIVFLLVFLIGFTLALQSANQLNTFGAADYLSVGVGFLMFAEMGPLLTSIILAGRSGSSITAEIASMSVAEEIKALRTMGIHPVQYLILPRFKAMTIAVPILSFMASVIGCFAGFLVAFWICEISPRNYWEGLRGALPMVLLFKSVVKSMVFGWIVTLIACLQGFRARGGADSVGKATTVCVVYSIAGIILADALFSFIFY; from the coding sequence TTGCGATTGGATGGGGCCAATTTCGTGGGGCTGGATCTGGAATCCAAGGCCCTGTTCGCAAAGTTAGCCCTGGAAGCGGAACGTCTCGGACATCGTCTGAAACTTGCGAATTTTTCGCCGGAAATAAAGGCGGAATTGTCGAGGGTACGTAAAATTGACGTGCCTGCCGGCGAAATCGCCGAGGCCGCAGGATTCGTCGAACGTCTGGGGTGGATGGGCTTTGAAGTCATTGATACCTTGAAGACCTTGCTTTACCTGCTCAGCGAAAGTGTCTATTGGACTTTTGTGGGCCGTTTTGATCGTAAGCGCTTGCCTTTTGGCGGTGTGGCCAAACAGTTGCTGCGCCTGGGTAGCGAGGCTGCCGGCATTGTCTTCTTGTTGGTATTTCTGATTGGTTTTACCTTGGCGCTCCAGAGTGCCAACCAGCTGAATACTTTCGGTGCCGCCGATTACCTTTCTGTGGGTGTGGGCTTTTTGATGTTTGCCGAAATGGGCCCCCTGCTGACTTCCATCATTTTGGCGGGCCGTTCCGGAAGTTCCATTACGGCAGAAATCGCCAGTATGAGCGTGGCCGAAGAAATCAAGGCCTTGCGTACCATGGGTATCCATCCGGTTCAGTATTTGATCTTGCCCCGCTTTAAGGCCATGACTATCGCCGTGCCTATTCTTTCCTTTATGGCATCGGTGATTGGCTGTTTTGCCGGCTTTCTGGTGGCGTTCTGGATTTGTGAAATTTCGCCCCGCAATTACTGGGAAGGTTTGCGCGGGGCCCTGCCCATGGTGCTGTTGTTCAAGAGCGTTGTCAAGTCCATGGTGTTTGGCTGGATCGTGACCTTGATTGCCTGCCTCCAGGGCTTCAGGGCTCGAGGCGGTGCCGATTCGGTGGGTAAGGCCACCACGGTCTGCGTTGTTTATTCCATTGCGGGTATCATCCTTGCGGATGCCCTGTTCTCCTTCATATTCTACTAG
- a CDS encoding ABC transporter ATP-binding protein, translated as MTPLLKVEHLKAGYGRKVILKDVSFEVAAGEIRVILGGSGCGKSTLLNNILQLEKPLGGNISFFGEAYPATVPIPDEVRKRTGVLFQGGALLTSLTVAENVALPLQRHKPGIPKSIMDDVIADRLEKVHLLHAFNKYPSELSGGMRKRAALARALALEPELLFCDEPSAGLDPITARSLDELLLELRDDLKISVVIVTHELESIKTICDKFIFLKEGEVLLDGNLQQGLESDIPEIRTFFRRECPDELGNAGFINFDFEN; from the coding sequence ATGACTCCCTTATTGAAAGTGGAACATTTGAAGGCGGGCTACGGACGCAAGGTGATCCTGAAGGACGTAAGCTTCGAGGTGGCTGCCGGCGAGATCCGCGTGATTCTTGGCGGTTCCGGTTGCGGCAAGTCGACGCTTCTGAATAATATTTTACAGTTAGAAAAACCCCTTGGCGGTAACATCTCCTTTTTTGGGGAAGCTTATCCTGCTACGGTCCCTATTCCCGATGAAGTTCGCAAGCGTACGGGAGTGCTGTTCCAGGGTGGCGCCTTGTTAACAAGTCTAACTGTGGCCGAGAATGTGGCCTTGCCCCTGCAACGTCACAAGCCGGGGATTCCCAAGAGCATCATGGACGATGTGATTGCAGATCGTTTGGAGAAGGTGCATCTGCTTCATGCCTTTAACAAGTATCCGTCGGAACTTTCGGGCGGTATGCGTAAACGTGCGGCCCTTGCCCGCGCCCTGGCGCTGGAACCTGAACTGCTGTTCTGTGATGAACCGTCTGCAGGTCTTGACCCTATTACCGCCAGGTCCCTGGACGAACTGCTTTTGGAACTGCGGGACGACTTGAAGATTTCGGTGGTCATCGTGACTCACGAACTTGAAAGCATCAAGACCATCTGCGACAAGTTCATTTTCTTGAAGGAGGGCGAGGTCCTTCTGGATGGAAATCTGCAGCAGGGGTTGGAATCGGATATTCCCGAGATCCGGACGTTCTTTAGGCGTGAATGCCCCGATGAATTGGGTAATGCCGGATTTATAAATTTTGACTTTGAAAACTGA
- a CDS encoding RNA polymerase sigma factor: protein MNTNLVESTIIQKLKLGSREALALLWQDHSKNVLNLAFRMMKDRDQAEDILMDVFVQIPKAIHKFRGESALNTWLYKLTVNACLMKLRAQKRHSELESENALLIIEEALGQNEGENIDIPGHTQNEAEHYDPELLSQGLNTLPAETRSMLWLKDAEDLDIKDLSEVYNLPEGTIKAKLSRARHRIKDFIRERIHHAKQA, encoded by the coding sequence ATGAACACAAATCTGGTCGAATCCACAATCATCCAAAAGCTGAAGCTCGGTAGCCGCGAAGCCCTGGCCCTCCTCTGGCAGGACCACAGCAAGAACGTACTGAACCTGGCCTTCCGCATGATGAAGGATCGCGACCAGGCCGAAGACATCCTGATGGACGTATTCGTTCAGATCCCCAAGGCGATACATAAATTTCGTGGAGAATCGGCGTTGAACACCTGGCTGTACAAGCTAACCGTAAACGCCTGCCTCATGAAACTTAGAGCGCAAAAAAGACATAGCGAACTTGAAAGCGAAAACGCCCTCCTCATTATAGAAGAGGCTCTAGGCCAGAACGAAGGCGAGAACATTGACATTCCAGGCCACACACAGAACGAAGCCGAGCATTACGATCCGGAACTTCTGTCCCAAGGTCTGAACACCTTACCCGCCGAAACACGAAGCATGCTCTGGCTCAAGGATGCCGAAGATTTAGACATCAAGGACCTTTCCGAGGTTTACAACCTCCCCGAAGGAACCATCAAGGCAAAACTCAGCCGAGCCCGCCACCGTATCAAAGACTTTATAAGGGAGCGAATCCACCATGCAAAACAAGCTTGA